From Mauremys mutica isolate MM-2020 ecotype Southern chromosome 17, ASM2049712v1, whole genome shotgun sequence, one genomic window encodes:
- the LOC123352122 gene encoding sulfotransferase 2B1-like, whose protein sequence is MAREYFTHKGVLFPRLDYSPEKLSYVENEFQVRDDDVFNITYPKSGTNWMLEILSLIRCGGDPGWVRSVLNWERAPWVDNQTGLKAALNYPPPRLLCSHLPVQLFPKSLQRSKAKIIYTLRCPKDVLVSLYHFSKLLCLFRDPGSLDSFLEDFLSGNLAYGSWFDHVTSWMGLKGNENFFSITYEELQQDLRGSVRRICHFLGKELSEEQVAAVVENASFQSMKGNKMSNYSQLPDKYMDHQKGEFLRKGICGDWRNHLSEAQSQRFDTVYRERMQGLGMTFPWD, encoded by the exons atggcACGTGAATACTTCACCCACAAGGGAGTGCTGTTCCCACGCCTGGATTATTCCCCCGAGAAGCTGAGCTACGTGGAGAACGAATTCCAGGTGCGGGACGACGACGTCTTCAACATCACCTACCCCAAGTCAG GCACTAACTGGATGCTGGAGATTCTGAGTCTGATCCGTTGtggcggggaccccggctgggtGCGCAGCGTGCTGAACTGGGAGCGGGCGCCCTGGGTGGACAACCAGACGGGGCTGAAGGCTGCCCTGAAttaccccccgccccggctgctctGCTCCCACCTCCCCGTCCAACTTTTCCCCAAGTCCCTGCAGCGCTCCAAGGCCAAG atcATCTACACCCTGCGCTGCCCCAAGGACGTCCTGGTCTCGCTGTACCACTTCTCCAAGCTGCTgtgcctcttcagggaccctggcTCACTGGACTCCTTCCTCGAGGACTTCCTGAGCGGGAACT tggCCTACGGCTCCTGGTTCGACCACGTCACCAGCTGGATGGGGCTGAAGGGCAACGAGAACTTCTTCTCCATCACCTAcgaggagctgcagcag GACCTGCGGGGCAGCGTGCGGAGAATCTGCCActtcctggggaaggagctgagtgAGGAGCAAGTGGCCGCGGTGGTGGAGAACGCCTCCTTCCAGAGCATGAAGGGGAACAAAATGTCCAACTACTCGCAGCTGCCGGACAAGTACATGGACCACCAGAAGGGGGAGTTCCTGAGGAAAG GGATCTGCGGTGACTGGAGGAACCATCTCTCGGAGGCACAGAGCCAGCGATTCGACACCGTTTACCGGGAGCGGATGCAGGGTCTGGGCATGACCTTCCCCTGGGACTGA